In the genome of Petrotoga sp. 9PWA.NaAc.5.4, one region contains:
- a CDS encoding NfeD family protein yields MGQWGIWVIFAIIFASAEAILPSFFFLWFAIGAGVAAITSLFIASLVINMTIFLVVSFLLWISTRKIIKNLYKKAADYRPYQDQIVGMKGKVYKIDEEGRIIIKIKGDEWRAYPDESEADQEFKINDEVIVTKKTANFVYIKKIKTPQGSSEETKI; encoded by the coding sequence ATGGGACAGTGGGGTATATGGGTTATATTTGCTATAATTTTTGCCTCAGCTGAAGCTATCCTTCCTTCTTTCTTTTTTCTATGGTTTGCTATTGGTGCCGGGGTCGCTGCTATCACTTCCTTATTCATAGCTTCTCTTGTTATAAATATGACTATTTTCCTTGTCGTATCTTTTTTGCTTTGGATTTCAACGAGAAAAATAATCAAAAACTTATATAAAAAAGCTGCCGATTATAGGCCGTATCAAGATCAAATCGTAGGGATGAAAGGTAAAGTTTATAAAATAGATGAAGAAGGAAGAATCATAATCAAAATTAAAGGCGATGAGTGGAGAGCCTATCCTGATGAATCAGAAGCTGATCAAGAATTTAAAATTAATGATGAAGTCATAGTGACTAAAAAAACTGCAAATTTTGTTTACATAAAGAAGATTAAAACTCCACAAGGATCTTCTGAAGAAACGAAGATTTAA